The Primulina eburnea isolate SZY01 chromosome 13, ASM2296580v1, whole genome shotgun sequence genome includes a region encoding these proteins:
- the LOC140809740 gene encoding uncharacterized protein has product MGRHFWTKLIGDEHDHKQPGCISGFINVLDYHHWHSNTRKMIHHNKYAGQTGDWSPKANLLGHDSCEAEKILDEKQSPFLKMKRARGNNKRSLKSRIKALIAEEIYKESNDAQGKKGFLVKSRLQRTYSIHHLESLDDSISKIRRDWKNPIIFIPSKVENSAPPSVDMSHMTQTKNEASGGESDIFSAANIGSSEKIDFLDMLKIDKELFARNLQVSDERVTRFSHNGFASNEKLKFSKSKSFPDLNFSQRLKFKPSKLADKQKETWSFPKGQKLQAVSLEQKLAISEEKDRDSLMKGEIQQRNEWMAPLDIAKSVVDIREETTMDRVDENTMRNYSHSRSSSLNESLDKYARLFENSYGTEAKLNLSRSLRLTNENGHASMYSRRIRSRSLSNAYSFYSNLNLGVAGDDAFRNDSFVIEKDDSFRQDVVEHEENVVRLVASDSEKEPPDLIETVKCKTESVDDMQKMDHDSGLNSNAIDESGEKKEDFEEEARKPTSVDFICVQESINGSDPCSIPDSYTISQEKLSGSEQLKISEDKFVKSVGHTTDSGYVRLILDQSGIAKDASERAWHASDQPLSPQILEDLEACWPHEHDQITSWQDFCSSCWQHQMLFDLVNETLVETYDVSLPYYPKPLSSSCQVRPFPAGNHIVEEVSKSIGKLLNLRTDEKQSLDRLMVCDLKDDYRWMNLQFESECIGLELEDMILDDLVEELVCFLV; this is encoded by the exons ATGGGAAGGCATTTCTGGACGAAGCTCATAGGCGACGAACATGATCATAAGCAGCCAGGTTGCATTTCCGGATTCATCAACGTTCTCGACTATCATCATTGGCATTCTAACACCAGGAAGATGATCCACCATAACAAATATGCAGGCCAAACAG GCGATTGGAGTCCCAAAGCGAACTTGCTTGGTCACGATTCTTGTGAAGCTGAAAAGATATTGGATGAAAAACAGAGTCCATTTCTT AAAATGAAAAGAGCTCGTGGAAACAACAAACGATCTCTCAAATCACGCATAAAAGCATTGATTGCGGAAGAGATATATAAGGAAAGCAACGATGCACAAGGCAAAAAAGGTTTCTTGGTCAAATCTAGATTACAGAGAACTTATTCCATACACCATCTGGAGTCCCTTGATGATAGCATCAGTAAAATCCGCAGAGACTGGAAAAATCCGATCATTTTCATTCCCAGTAAAGTAGAGAACTCTGCCCCTCCGTCAGTGGATATGAGTCATATGACTCAGACCAAGAATGAGGCAAGTGGCGGAGAATCCGACATCTTTAGTGCTGCTAACATTGGATCGTCAGAGAAGATTGATTTCTTGGACATGCTCAAGATCGACAAGGAGTTGTTTGCAAGAAATTTGCAAGTTTCTGATGAAAGAGTCACTCGTTTCTCCCATAATGGTTTCGCTTCGAATGAAAAACTAAAGTTCAGCAAATCGAAATCTTTCCCCGATCTTAATTTTTCGCAGAGACTAAAGTTCAAGCCTAGTAAACTTGCAGACAAGCAGAAGGAAACTTGGTCATTCCCTAAAGGGCAAAAATTGCAAGCTGTTAGTCTGGAACAAAAATTAGCAATTTCGGAAGAAAAAGATCGAGATTCACTGATGAAGGGGGAAATACAACAAAGAAACGAATGGATGGCCCCTCTAGATATTGCAAAAAGCGTTGTTGATATAAGGGAAGAAACTACTATGGACAGAGTTGATGAAAATACTATGAGGAACTATTCCCACAGCAGAAGTTCTTCTCTAAATGAATCACTAGATAAATATGCTCGGTTGTTCGAGAACAGTTATGGAACAGAAGCCAAGTTGAATCTGTCTAGGAGCTTGAGGTTAACTAACGAAAATGGCCATGCTTCGATGTATTCAAGAAGGATTCGCTCCCGCTCCCTGTCAAATGCTTATTCGTTTTATTCGAATTTAAATCTCGGGGTAGCTGGTGATGATGCTTTTCGAAATGACTCATTTGTAATAGAAAAAGATGATAGTTTTCGTCAAGATGTTGTGGAACACGAAGAAAACGTAGTCAGACTAGTTGCAAGCGATTCAGAGAAGGAGCCACCGGATTTGATTGAGACAGTCAAATGCAAAACAGAATCGGTGGATGATATGCAAAAGATGGACCATGATTCAGGCTTAAATTCGAATGCTATTGATGAAAGTGGTGAAAAAAAGGAAGATTTCGAAGAGGAAGCACGAAAACCGACAAGCGTCGATTTCATTTGTGTGCAGGAGAGTATCAATGGCTCTGATCCTTGCTCGATTCCAGACTCGTATACCATTTCACAAGAAAAATTATCTGGTTCCGAACAGCTTAAAATTTCTGAAG ACAAGTTTGTCAAAAGTGTTGGGCACACTACAGACTCAGGTTATGTGAGGCTTATTCTTGATCAATCTGGCATAGCAAAAGACGCATCTGAAAGAGCGTGGCACGCATCAGACCAGCCACTAAGCCCACAAATACTCGAGGACTTGGAAGCTTGCTGGCCACATGAGCACGATCAGATAACCAGTTGGCAAGATTTCTGCAGCTCATGTTGGCAGCATCAGATGCTCTTTGATTTGGTTAATGAAACGTTAGTTGAAACATATGATGTTTCACTCCCATATTATCCTAAACCGTTGTCGTCGAGTTGCCAAGTTCGACCATTTCCAGCAGGAAACCATATAGTCGAGGAGGTGAGCAAGAGCATAGGCAAATTACTGAATCTGAGGACGGATGAGAAGCAATCGTTGGATCGTCTTATGGTTTGCGACTTGAAGGACGACTATCGGTGGATGAATCTTCAGTTCGAGAGCGAGTGTATTGGTCTTGAATTGGAAGACATGATTCTTGATGACCTTGTGGAAGAACTTGTGTGTTTTTTAGTTTGA
- the LOC140809327 gene encoding metallothionein-like protein type 2 encodes MSSCGGNCSCGSGCKCGNGCGCGMYPDVEKTTTSTIIEGVAPVKMFFEGSEKSFGAEGGNSCKCGPNCSCNPCKC; translated from the exons ATGTCTAGCTGTGGAGGAAATTGTAGCTGTGGTTCGGGCTGCAAGTGTGGCAACGGCTGTGG ATGTGGCATGTACCCAGATGTGGAGAAGACCACGACCTCAACCATCATCGAAGGCGTCGCGCCAGTAAAGAT GTTCTTTGAGGGATCAGAGAAAAGCTTTGGCGCAGAAGGAGGCAACAGTTGCAAGTGTGGACCCAATTGCTCTTGCAATCCTTGCAAATGTTGA